From a region of the Plodia interpunctella isolate USDA-ARS_2022_Savannah chromosome 13, ilPloInte3.2, whole genome shotgun sequence genome:
- the LOC128675006 gene encoding 4-hydroxyphenylpyruvate dioxygenase-like: MTKTKKSNGSTRNEGRVLNFDHLVFWVGNANAIASYFVTRLGFSPLAVREATAERQVVSHAVRQDLITLVFESPTTSDSDVAQDIAAHGDFVKDVAFEVNDLEALVRKAREGGAEVVKGVTEEADEGGSVRYAVLRTYGDNTHTLIDRTKYSGIFLPGFKAVDRDAINKLLPPTNLRFIDHVEGNMADGTLEESVSWYEKNLNMQRFWCVDYKHDLVPWSSINSNSVINSDETVLLSMNEAAKGIRQTSKASEFVKALGTSGVEHIALYTDDIVATMKNLKARGADILTWPSTYYDLIREKLQSSSLKVSEGIDELQENHILIDFDERGYMMQAFTKHVQARPTVFIEILQRKNHRGFGAMNYKWVFEAIERLESSIDKEEKKEEEKKKFCRNPKLNSIKRSN, encoded by the exons ATGACTAAAACCAAAAAGTCTAACGGCAGTACGAGAAACGAAGGAAGGGTTCTTAACTTCGACCATCTGGTATTCTGGGTTGGCAATGCCAATGCG ataGCAAGTTACTTCGTGACGCGACTGGGTTTTAGTCCGTTGGCAGTTCGAGAGGCGACGGCGGAGAGGCAGGTGGTGTCTCATGCGGTCCGGCAAGATCTG ATAACCCTTGTCTTCGAATCGCCCACCACATCAGATAGTGACGTAGCCCAGGATATAGCGGCTCACGGCGACTTTGTTAAGGATGTGGCGTTTGAGGTCAATGATCTAGAGGCGCTGGTGCGGAAGGCGCGGGAGGGGGGCGCTGAGGTCGTCAAGGGAGTGACTGAGGAGGCTGACGAGGGCGGTTCTGTCAGATACGCCGTTTTGAGAACT TACGGTGACAACACGCATACCCTCATCGACCGTACCAAATATTCAGGGATATTTCTGCCTGGATTCAAAGCGGTGGATCGAGACgctatcaataaattatt GCCCCCCACAAACCTGAGGTTCATCGACCACGTGGAAGGAAACATGGCAGACGGTACACTAGAGGAGTCTGTCTCCTggtatgagaagaatctcaaTATGCAGAG ATTTTGGTGCGTGGACTACAAACACGATCTGGTACCTTGGAGTAGCATCAACTCCAACTCTGTCATCAACTCCGATGAGACAGTcctt TTATCAATGAACGAAGCAGCGAAGGGTATAAGGCAGACGAGCAAAGCCAGTGAGTTCGTGAAGGCTCTGGGCACGTCCGGGGTCGAGCATATAGCGCTGTACACTGACGACATCGTTGCTACG ATGAAAAACCTCAAAGCCCGTGGTGCAGACATCTTGACCTGGCCGTCCACCTACTACGACTTAATCCGAGAAAAGCTTCAGTCTTCTTCGTTGAAGGTCAGCGAGGGGATCGACGAACTGCAAGAGAACCACATCCTGATAGACTTCGATGAGAGAGGATACATGATGCAGGCTTTCACGAAGCATGTGCAGGCCAGGCCTACGGTATTCATCGAGATATTACAGAGGAAGAACCATAGA gGTTTCGGCGCCATGAACTACAAGTGGGTTTTTGAAGCTATAGAGCGCTTGGAGTCTTCAATTGATAaggaagaaaagaaagaagaagaaaaaaagaagTTTTGCCGAAACCCGAAGCTTAACTCAATAAAAAGATCTAATTAA